Proteins found in one Salinimonas lutimaris genomic segment:
- a CDS encoding GNAT family N-acetyltransferase, translating into MSVNHSISADNITASYLSPDDLNAAASVLYAAYHDDAVLSVIFDQAREGFESRLRQALKQELTAFWDSQQVILGLYYESRLLAVACLCLPYAGFTPARLWNWRFKMMLTAGLAGTRQFVDKETQIFSALPDPSCHMISLIAVHPEYQHQGMGHILVGAIETVVGESVTSNGAAVFATLPAYQSLFQDCGFSVLKSLQVAGVTGQLLFKIRPGA; encoded by the coding sequence ATGTCCGTCAATCATTCTATCTCTGCCGATAATATCACTGCCAGTTATCTGAGCCCGGATGATCTGAATGCGGCAGCCTCGGTGCTATACGCGGCTTATCATGATGACGCGGTTCTGTCGGTGATTTTTGATCAAGCCAGAGAAGGCTTTGAAAGTCGTTTACGACAAGCACTGAAACAGGAACTAACCGCTTTTTGGGACAGTCAGCAGGTCATATTGGGGCTGTACTACGAATCCCGTTTGCTGGCGGTTGCCTGTCTTTGTCTGCCGTACGCGGGGTTCACGCCGGCCAGATTATGGAACTGGCGGTTTAAGATGATGCTGACCGCCGGATTAGCCGGTACCCGTCAGTTTGTAGACAAAGAAACCCAGATTTTCTCAGCCTTGCCGGATCCATCCTGTCATATGATTTCCCTGATTGCCGTTCACCCTGAATACCAGCATCAGGGGATGGGACATATTCTGGTCGGTGCCATCGAAACAGTGGTTGGTGAGTCTGTCACCTCAAACGGAGCGGCGGTTTTTGCAACCTTACCTGCCTATCAGTCCTTGTTTCAGGATTGTGGCTTTAGCGTATTGAAATCTCTTCAGGTAGCCGGCGTTACAGGCCAGTTATTGTTCAAAATAAGACCAGGTGCATAA
- a CDS encoding DUF3192 domain-containing protein, translated as MKMLMLALAVSAPVLLSGCVISVDGNGKGYNNEWEDREFNNRKHIANLSTGTAFEQVVNKMGVADFSEMHQKDDGTYRVLYYRTQRTMEDGLTTKDECTPLVFKNGQLVGWGDSAYGYL; from the coding sequence ATGAAAATGCTTATGCTTGCTCTTGCTGTCAGCGCACCGGTTTTGTTATCTGGCTGTGTGATTTCCGTTGATGGTAATGGAAAAGGTTACAACAACGAATGGGAAGACCGGGAATTCAATAACCGTAAGCACATTGCCAATCTGAGCACCGGCACAGCCTTTGAACAGGTTGTCAATAAAATGGGGGTGGCGGATTTCAGTGAAATGCATCAAAAAGATGATGGCACCTATCGGGTACTTTACTATCGCACACAGCGCACCATGGAAGATGGCCTGACTACCAAGGATGAGTGCACTCCGCTGGTGTTTAAAAACGGCCAGCTTGTCGGATGGGGCGACAGCGCATACGGGTATCTGTAA
- the syd gene encoding SecY-interacting protein translates to MSQTIDQVLDGFITSLLSKADAAGRPLQVTYEAGWDSPCHRHPATDGEQVAWRPVRQTQPGSFVEVEKALELKLNAQYCEFFRCYYSENLPATAAQGDCELLQVINQQDFERLQENLIGHVLMKRRLKQPETLFFGLTSDDELILTVDNQTAEVLLERVGKKATEVLAPDLVSFIQSLSPRLPE, encoded by the coding sequence ATGTCACAAACTATAGACCAGGTGCTTGACGGTTTTATTACCAGCCTGCTGAGTAAGGCGGATGCAGCAGGGCGGCCACTGCAAGTGACGTATGAAGCCGGCTGGGATTCACCTTGTCATCGCCATCCGGCCACAGACGGCGAACAGGTGGCATGGCGACCGGTCAGGCAGACACAGCCGGGCAGCTTTGTGGAAGTGGAAAAGGCGCTGGAACTTAAGCTTAATGCCCAGTATTGCGAATTTTTCCGCTGTTATTATTCAGAAAATCTGCCGGCTACCGCAGCACAGGGAGATTGTGAACTGCTGCAGGTCATTAACCAGCAGGATTTTGAGCGTTTGCAGGAAAATCTCATCGGGCATGTGTTGATGAAGCGACGCCTGAAACAGCCTGAAACACTGTTTTTTGGTTTAACCAGTGATGATGAGCTGATTCTGACTGTCGACAACCAGACCGCAGAAGTACTGCTGGAACGGGTGGGCAAAAAAGCCACCGAAGTACTGGCCCCCGATTTGGTGTCTTTTATTCAGTCACTGAGTCCGCGTCTGCCTGAGTGA
- the queF gene encoding NADPH-dependent 7-cyano-7-deazaguanine reductase QueF (Catalyzes the NADPH-dependent reduction of 7-cyano-7-deazaguanine (preQ0) to 7-aminomethyl-7-deazaguanine (preQ1) in queuosine biosynthesis) — protein MTNKYTTSLPEGLTLGQSVDYEANYNPALLQGVPRALSRDAQGIRADALPFDGHDTWTGFELSWLNHKGKPQVGIVECHVPVTSANLIESKSFKLYLNSFNQTRFASTASVKDTLTRDLSACAGEPVNVSVYLPQEFNGFDIRDLPGECIDDLDIEVDSYTPDSNLLLTTEQHVEETLVSHLLKSNCLITSQPDWASIIIRYHGQQLDREALLRYLIGFRQHNEFHEQCVERIFTDLLALPGMQKLTVLARYTRRGGLDINPFRSNFESPYPRLRTARQ, from the coding sequence ATGACAAACAAATACACCACATCACTCCCCGAAGGCCTGACGCTGGGCCAGAGCGTGGATTATGAAGCCAATTATAATCCGGCGTTGTTGCAAGGGGTGCCCCGGGCACTGAGTCGCGATGCTCAGGGTATTCGCGCTGATGCGTTACCTTTTGATGGCCATGACACCTGGACGGGTTTTGAACTGTCCTGGCTTAACCATAAAGGCAAACCTCAGGTGGGTATTGTAGAGTGTCACGTACCGGTGACCTCAGCCAACCTGATCGAGTCAAAATCGTTCAAGCTGTATCTCAACAGCTTCAATCAGACCCGGTTTGCGTCCACCGCCAGTGTAAAAGACACACTGACCCGGGATTTATCTGCCTGTGCCGGCGAACCCGTGAATGTGAGCGTCTATCTGCCACAGGAATTTAATGGATTTGATATTCGCGATTTGCCCGGCGAATGTATTGACGATTTGGATATCGAGGTGGATAGCTACACGCCAGACAGCAATCTGCTACTGACTACCGAGCAGCATGTTGAAGAAACCCTGGTCAGCCACCTGTTGAAATCAAACTGCCTGATTACCAGTCAGCCGGACTGGGCCAGCATCATCATCCGTTACCACGGGCAGCAACTGGACCGTGAAGCCCTGTTGCGCTATCTCATCGGTTTTCGTCAGCATAATGAGTTTCATGAACAGTGCGTGGAGCGCATATTTACCGATTTACTGGCCTTGCCCGGCATGCAGAAGCTGACCGTGCTGGCGCGCTACACCCGTCGTGGTGGCCTGGATATCAACCCGTTCCGGTCTAATTTTGAGTCTCCCTACCCTCGTCTCAGAACGGCCCGACAGTAA
- a CDS encoding GGDEF domain-containing protein, translating to MTEKQLQKLKDQHVLLAQFIVRLSAFYEGYSDELDTELQTLRSHLAGQPDFTLARVSMDKLERLFQSSEQKLTRFNHATIEVVEQSVKSLQRSFAHDDAFKKHTAQLLTSASQTEHNLFALIKLCLNVIALYRQLPASSAAGPGPAPSGNQPSSALLSDKFSATVHSELQQLLDTYSTKLPDNHQLADLRQHLDNGLSHQDLLQTCLIILRVLVKDSLSEATFSGKVIQSLHNALGAVNKDVSRSITKSQDVFASRVKTDDDMLSQLSVFEDTVNESASVESLRSEAQRCLQKMASTLTERQEHEQTEQNELMGLLQNMQTQLTTLEQQTEFYRRKLAEQVIASQTDPLTRLPNRQAYNERISALRQQARAANTSLCLAVADIDHFKSINDKYGHAAGDKTLQIVGKQLKSGLTGTEFISRWGGEEFVMIFPATELGVLKQKLDRLRTRLTELPLKFKQEKVTITASFGGACFGPDDTADSVFERADNLLYSAKRSGRNCVVIEQDK from the coding sequence ATGACAGAAAAGCAGTTACAAAAATTAAAAGACCAACATGTACTTCTGGCTCAATTCATTGTCCGACTTTCTGCATTTTATGAAGGATACTCTGACGAGCTGGATACCGAACTGCAAACCCTGCGCAGTCATCTGGCGGGCCAGCCTGATTTCACGCTGGCCCGGGTCAGTATGGACAAACTGGAGCGGCTTTTTCAGAGCAGTGAACAAAAACTGACTCGCTTTAATCATGCCACGATTGAAGTGGTAGAGCAGTCAGTAAAAAGTCTGCAACGCTCTTTTGCCCATGATGATGCCTTTAAGAAGCACACTGCCCAGCTGCTGACCAGTGCATCTCAAACCGAACATAATCTGTTTGCCCTGATAAAATTATGCCTCAACGTGATTGCGCTGTACCGGCAACTGCCGGCAAGCTCAGCAGCAGGACCTGGTCCAGCCCCGTCAGGCAATCAGCCGAGTTCTGCACTGTTAAGCGATAAATTCAGCGCAACCGTCCACAGTGAACTGCAACAGCTGCTCGACACCTACTCAACAAAACTGCCGGATAATCATCAGCTGGCAGATCTTCGTCAGCATCTTGATAATGGCCTGAGTCATCAGGATTTGCTGCAAACCTGCCTGATCATTTTACGGGTACTCGTGAAAGACTCGCTAAGCGAAGCGACGTTTTCCGGTAAAGTGATTCAAAGTCTGCATAACGCGCTGGGGGCAGTGAATAAGGATGTAAGCCGGAGCATTACCAAATCTCAGGACGTATTTGCCAGCCGGGTAAAAACCGACGATGACATGCTCAGTCAGCTATCCGTATTTGAGGATACTGTGAATGAATCGGCGTCTGTTGAGTCCTTGCGCAGCGAAGCTCAGCGTTGTCTGCAAAAAATGGCGTCCACGCTGACCGAACGTCAGGAGCATGAACAGACCGAACAGAACGAGCTTATGGGCTTGTTGCAGAATATGCAGACCCAGTTAACCACCTTAGAGCAACAGACCGAATTTTATCGCAGAAAACTGGCTGAACAGGTGATTGCCAGCCAGACCGACCCACTGACCCGACTACCAAACCGGCAAGCCTACAATGAGCGTATCAGTGCTTTGCGCCAACAGGCACGGGCGGCCAATACATCGCTGTGTCTGGCGGTGGCAGACATTGACCACTTTAAGTCGATCAACGACAAATATGGTCATGCTGCCGGCGACAAAACCCTGCAAATCGTTGGCAAACAACTTAAAAGTGGCCTGACCGGTACTGAGTTTATTTCCCGCTGGGGTGGCGAAGAATTTGTCATGATATTTCCAGCCACCGAGTTGGGTGTGTTAAAACAAAAACTAGACCGGCTCCGAACCCGCCTGACGGAGCTTCCGCTTAAATTCAAACAGGAGAAAGTCACCATTACAGCATCCTTTGGCGGTGCATGTTTTGGTCCGGACGACACCGCTGACAGTGTTTTTGAGCGCGCCGATAATCTGCTGTACAGCGCTAAACGCTCCGGTCGAAACTGCGTAGTTATCGAACAGGACAAATAA
- the ppnN gene encoding nucleotide 5'-monophosphate nucleosidase PpnN, producing MKKVQLNPLGWMSQLSQLEVSQLQDTTRSQLYDVFRNCCLAVLNSGVDEDNYEMLFAPYQDFDIRLIRRERGVKIELVNPPEVAFVDGKLVRGVHEHVFAVLRDMLFMGNKYAFLHDPVPADSVATTDMVFDMLRHAQALEGNDELNTIVCWGGHSINQHEYKYTKEVGYQLGLREMNICTGCGPGAMKGPMKGATIGHAKQRYTHGRYIGISEPSIIAAEPPNAIVNELIIMPDIEKRLEAFVRFAHGIVIFPGGVGTAEELLYLLGILTNERNAQQPIPVILTGPQGTEAYFEAIDEFVGATLGKKAQSKYQIIIDDPVEVARTLCESKHKTEQYRLAVGDSFSFNWSLKIEEAFQIPFIPTHETMAELALHSQQDTASLAVALRKAFSGIVTGNVKAEGIRQIKEKGPFQLTGEPELILRIDTLLQSFVAQQRMKLPGSEYVPCYTITPNE from the coding sequence ATGAAAAAAGTGCAGCTAAATCCTCTGGGCTGGATGAGCCAGCTTTCTCAGCTTGAAGTGTCACAGCTTCAGGATACCACCCGTAGTCAGCTTTACGATGTTTTTCGTAACTGTTGTCTGGCCGTACTCAACAGCGGGGTCGATGAAGACAACTACGAAATGCTGTTTGCGCCCTATCAGGATTTTGATATTCGCCTGATACGCCGGGAACGCGGGGTAAAAATTGAGCTGGTAAATCCGCCGGAAGTAGCGTTTGTCGATGGCAAACTGGTACGCGGTGTTCATGAGCATGTATTTGCGGTATTGCGCGATATGCTGTTTATGGGGAATAAGTACGCTTTTTTGCATGATCCTGTACCGGCCGATAGCGTGGCTACCACCGATATGGTGTTTGATATGCTGCGCCATGCTCAGGCTCTGGAAGGTAATGATGAGCTGAACACCATTGTGTGCTGGGGCGGGCATTCGATTAATCAACACGAGTATAAATACACCAAGGAAGTGGGTTATCAGCTTGGCCTGCGCGAGATGAATATATGCACCGGCTGTGGCCCCGGGGCGATGAAAGGTCCAATGAAAGGGGCTACCATCGGTCATGCCAAGCAACGCTATACACATGGCCGCTACATTGGTATTTCAGAGCCCAGTATCATTGCTGCCGAGCCGCCCAATGCTATTGTTAATGAACTTATCATCATGCCGGACATTGAAAAACGACTAGAGGCATTTGTCCGCTTTGCCCATGGCATTGTGATTTTTCCTGGTGGTGTGGGAACCGCCGAAGAGCTGCTGTATTTGCTCGGCATTTTGACCAACGAACGCAATGCCCAACAACCTATTCCCGTGATTCTGACCGGCCCGCAGGGGACCGAAGCCTACTTTGAGGCTATTGATGAGTTTGTTGGTGCTACCCTGGGCAAAAAAGCCCAGAGCAAATACCAAATCATCATTGATGATCCGGTAGAAGTAGCCCGAACGCTGTGTGAAAGCAAACACAAAACCGAGCAATACCGGCTGGCGGTAGGCGACTCTTTCAGTTTTAACTGGTCGCTGAAAATTGAAGAGGCTTTTCAGATTCCGTTTATACCCACTCACGAGACCATGGCAGAACTGGCCCTGCATTCACAGCAGGACACCGCCAGCCTTGCGGTGGCGTTGCGCAAAGCCTTTTCCGGTATTGTAACCGGTAATGTAAAGGCCGAAGGGATCAGGCAAATCAAGGAAAAGGGCCCCTTTCAGTTAACCGGTGAGCCAGAGCTTATCCTCCGGATTGATACCCTGCTGCAATCTTTTGTGGCGCAGCAACGAATGAAGCTTCCGGGATCCGAATATGTTCCGTGTTATACGATTACGCCGAATGAATAA
- a CDS encoding DUF3192 domain-containing protein: MNSKVIRLLLFGTAAYVLFVFLVISFYPDKPENMDWQDREEYNKVQITKLRLGTTREEVLAMLGSPDITEAKMDETPTIQVMFYRTQHVRADGLTTQDECTPLLFENDQLIAWGEGAYQSYLKS, encoded by the coding sequence ATGAATAGTAAGGTTATTCGGTTACTCCTGTTTGGTACCGCGGCCTACGTGCTGTTTGTATTTCTGGTAATTTCGTTTTATCCGGACAAACCAGAAAACATGGACTGGCAGGACAGAGAAGAATACAACAAGGTTCAAATTACCAAGCTTCGTTTGGGGACGACCCGTGAGGAAGTGCTTGCCATGCTTGGTTCACCAGATATTACCGAAGCTAAAATGGACGAAACACCGACTATTCAGGTTATGTTCTACCGCACGCAGCATGTCCGCGCCGATGGTCTGACTACGCAGGATGAGTGCACCCCATTGTTATTTGAAAATGATCAGCTGATTGCCTGGGGCGAAGGGGCTTACCAGAGCTACCTTAAAAGTTAA
- a CDS encoding HDOD domain-containing protein, whose translation MLASLGTDYQKLIQQSQSASKALARQGKLLNVPNTGLGIARQIVQFNKHHPQAALAAVCAMRQETALSNPLPLKVSLMMAILTHRSRLNDHYAQHLIAGAFTLFSATTYHRDTHSLHVERSVLQGLRQHLQKPQLKNWRDILAVHKVLEQHDFVKYLKSPGINTAQWWLISCAHLALHFQQQFFVPLRQVARYSPAHRQALIHQWLAFPGDRWPAAQGTNSHERSTVMFNTGSDIALFTQSNGKKALNWRANDVTLFPTRSIAFSQWLALCEQFPADYEQATAFKPAGRIYPLNHPPASLLKVIDALSDPDVDITELALLIEEETVFAKALKASASMDNRLNLPVNDVKQAVLTYGTERVGDMLVRQALMQRLTQHEFPLSGTCNTLIALTASLASAICEDVKCQMTPQAAGLVSTFMLAPLYSLPALKVLLHFPHKTSALHSVDSLLSLQCDPPFSALATELAANWHQSKLHQALLGHCGKMPAQVSGPLKTEYALLCLSLLLARQWLHATSPMDDRSIEALRQCLHILPVRQSNIAVYKEKLSDLIYCHLLR comes from the coding sequence ATGCTTGCCTCTCTGGGAACGGATTACCAAAAGCTTATCCAGCAAAGTCAGTCAGCCAGTAAAGCGCTGGCCAGACAGGGAAAGTTGCTTAATGTTCCCAATACCGGGCTGGGTATCGCCCGCCAGATTGTTCAATTTAATAAGCATCATCCCCAGGCTGCGCTCGCCGCTGTGTGTGCTATGCGTCAGGAAACCGCGCTGAGCAATCCACTGCCCCTGAAAGTCAGCCTGATGATGGCGATACTCACACATCGCAGCCGGCTCAACGACCATTATGCGCAACATCTGATAGCCGGTGCATTTACGTTATTCAGCGCCACCACCTATCACCGGGATACCCATAGCCTGCATGTTGAGCGCTCTGTGTTGCAGGGACTTCGCCAGCATTTACAAAAGCCTCAGTTAAAAAACTGGCGGGATATTCTGGCGGTACACAAAGTGCTCGAACAGCATGATTTTGTAAAATATCTGAAAAGCCCTGGTATCAATACTGCCCAGTGGTGGCTGATAAGCTGCGCCCATCTGGCACTGCATTTTCAGCAACAGTTCTTTGTACCATTGCGCCAGGTGGCCCGCTATTCGCCGGCGCACCGGCAAGCTTTAATTCACCAATGGCTGGCGTTTCCCGGTGATCGCTGGCCCGCCGCACAGGGCACCAACAGTCATGAACGCTCTACGGTCATGTTTAACACTGGGTCAGACATTGCCCTGTTTACCCAGAGTAATGGCAAAAAAGCCCTTAACTGGCGGGCTAATGATGTCACACTCTTTCCGACCCGCAGTATTGCATTTTCACAGTGGCTGGCGTTGTGCGAGCAGTTTCCGGCAGATTATGAGCAGGCCACCGCCTTTAAGCCCGCCGGCCGGATATACCCGCTCAATCACCCGCCGGCATCATTGCTCAAAGTCATTGATGCGCTAAGCGATCCGGATGTGGATATTACTGAACTGGCCCTGCTGATTGAGGAAGAAACGGTGTTTGCCAAAGCATTGAAAGCCTCCGCATCGATGGATAACCGGCTTAACCTGCCGGTCAATGATGTGAAGCAGGCCGTGCTCACCTATGGCACTGAGCGGGTCGGCGATATGCTGGTCAGACAGGCATTAATGCAGCGTCTGACCCAGCACGAGTTCCCGCTATCCGGTACCTGTAATACATTAATCGCCTTAACAGCCAGCCTGGCCTCTGCCATTTGTGAGGACGTAAAATGCCAGATGACTCCGCAGGCGGCGGGTCTTGTCAGCACTTTTATGCTCGCGCCCTTGTACAGTCTGCCTGCATTAAAAGTCTTGCTGCATTTCCCGCATAAAACCAGTGCTTTGCACAGCGTTGACAGTTTACTGTCGCTCCAGTGTGACCCGCCCTTTTCTGCGCTGGCTACAGAGCTGGCAGCAAACTGGCATCAAAGCAAATTACATCAGGCATTATTAGGACATTGCGGTAAAATGCCCGCGCAGGTATCAGGGCCGCTGAAAACAGAATACGCTTTACTGTGTTTAAGTTTGCTGCTGGCCCGCCAGTGGCTGCACGCTACCTCCCCTATGGACGATCGCAGTATTGAAGCGCTTCGGCAATGCTTACATATTTTGCCTGTTCGTCAGTCCAATATTGCCGTGTATAAAGAAAAACTCAGTGACCTGATTTACTGTCACTTGTTACGATAA
- a CDS encoding isocitrate dehydrogenase yields the protein MTQQCITVIRGDGIGPDIIDATIQILDKVGCNFEYEYADAGLVALEKHGELLPKSTLEMIEKNKVALKGPLTTPVGEGFTSINVSLRKQFKLYANLRPVLSFKGTKARYEDIDIITVRENTQGMYSGLGQVVSEDGNEAEAMSKITRDGAEKIVTFAYELARREGRKKVTAVHKANILKSTSGLFLKVAREVGERYPDIESAEMIVDNTCMQLVMNPHQFDVIVTTNLFGDIISDLCAGLVGGLGMAPGANIGEDCAIFEAVHGSAPDIAGKNLANPTSVILAAIQMLEYLNMGDKAEKIRGALKDVIETGDRTTRDLGGEAGTTEFTQALLDRL from the coding sequence ATGACTCAGCAATGCATTACGGTCATCCGCGGCGATGGTATCGGCCCAGATATCATTGATGCCACCATTCAAATCCTGGACAAAGTTGGTTGTAACTTTGAATATGAATATGCAGACGCCGGTCTGGTAGCCTTAGAGAAGCACGGAGAATTGCTTCCTAAATCTACCCTGGAGATGATCGAAAAGAATAAGGTTGCTCTGAAAGGGCCTCTGACTACACCTGTTGGTGAAGGCTTTACTTCTATTAACGTCAGTCTGCGTAAACAGTTTAAACTGTATGCAAACCTGCGCCCGGTGCTGTCTTTCAAAGGCACTAAAGCACGCTACGAAGATATCGACATCATCACTGTACGTGAAAACACCCAAGGTATGTACTCAGGTCTTGGTCAGGTGGTTTCTGAAGACGGTAACGAAGCAGAAGCAATGAGTAAAATCACTCGTGATGGTGCTGAGAAAATTGTGACTTTTGCTTACGAACTGGCTCGTCGCGAAGGTCGTAAGAAAGTGACTGCCGTACATAAGGCAAATATCCTGAAATCAACATCAGGTCTGTTCCTGAAAGTAGCCCGTGAAGTGGGTGAGCGTTATCCGGATATCGAAAGTGCCGAGATGATTGTTGATAACACCTGTATGCAGCTGGTAATGAACCCGCATCAGTTTGATGTCATCGTGACCACTAACCTGTTCGGTGACATTATTTCTGATCTGTGCGCCGGTCTGGTTGGCGGTTTAGGGATGGCACCTGGTGCCAATATCGGTGAAGACTGCGCCATCTTTGAAGCGGTTCATGGCTCAGCGCCAGATATCGCGGGTAAAAACCTGGCAAACCCAACCTCGGTTATTCTGGCCGCAATTCAGATGCTTGAGTACCTGAACATGGGCGACAAAGCAGAAAAAATCCGTGGCGCACTGAAAGATGTGATTGAAACTGGCGACCGCACGACTCGTGATCTGGGCGGTGAAGCCGGTACTACTGAGTTTACCCAGGCACTGCTCGACCGTTTGTAA
- a CDS encoding ComEA family DNA-binding protein, whose product MKSLKTVLYSSLAALSLIHLPLHAQDQSINSPMHSEQQIEKLNLNAATLEELVLLPGIGKSKAQAIIRYREEMGYFIEVDQITEVRGIGQKMLEKIRDYVKVE is encoded by the coding sequence ATGAAATCACTAAAAACGGTACTTTATAGCTCTCTGGCTGCCTTGTCACTGATTCACCTGCCGCTGCATGCTCAGGACCAGTCTATTAACAGTCCGATGCACAGCGAGCAGCAGATTGAAAAGCTGAACCTGAATGCAGCGACACTGGAGGAACTGGTATTACTGCCAGGCATAGGAAAAAGTAAAGCTCAGGCGATCATCCGCTATCGCGAAGAAATGGGCTACTTTATTGAAGTTGATCAAATCACAGAAGTACGGGGTATTGGCCAGAAGATGCTGGAAAAAATCCGCGATTACGTGAAGGTAGAATAG
- the galU gene encoding UTP--glucose-1-phosphate uridylyltransferase GalU: MSQVKKAVIPVAGLGTRMLPATKAIPKEMLPVVDKPLIQYVVNECVAAGIKEIILVTHASKNSIENHFDTSFELEATLEKRVKRQLLEEVQSICPKDVTIMHVRQGHAAGLGHAILCARPLVGEDPFAVVLPDVIIDDVASNPKKDNLADMVAKFNTSRVSQVMVEQVPQEDVTKFGIVDLDGEEVEAGDSAKIHKMVEKPSLEEAPSDLAIVGRYVLSEKIWDLLEYTPPGAGGEVQLTDAIDALMKIEQVDAYTMKGKSHDCGSKLGYMMANVEYAMRHPDLGEQFKEYLASLK, translated from the coding sequence ATGAGTCAGGTTAAAAAAGCAGTTATTCCTGTAGCGGGTCTGGGTACCCGTATGCTTCCGGCAACCAAGGCAATTCCAAAAGAAATGCTGCCGGTTGTGGACAAACCGCTTATTCAGTATGTAGTAAACGAGTGTGTTGCGGCAGGGATCAAAGAGATTATCCTGGTGACTCATGCTAGTAAAAACAGCATTGAAAACCACTTTGATACGTCTTTCGAGCTGGAAGCTACGCTGGAAAAGCGGGTTAAGCGTCAGTTGCTGGAAGAAGTACAGTCAATCTGTCCTAAAGATGTGACTATCATGCATGTACGTCAGGGCCACGCTGCTGGTCTTGGACACGCTATTTTATGTGCTCGTCCACTGGTAGGCGAAGACCCGTTTGCGGTTGTTCTGCCAGACGTTATTATCGATGACGTGGCCAGTAATCCTAAGAAAGACAACCTGGCAGATATGGTAGCTAAGTTTAATACCAGCCGGGTGAGTCAGGTTATGGTTGAACAGGTGCCGCAGGAAGATGTCACTAAGTTTGGTATCGTTGATCTTGACGGTGAAGAAGTGGAAGCCGGTGATTCTGCTAAGATTCACAAGATGGTTGAGAAGCCTTCGCTGGAAGAAGCGCCATCGGATCTGGCTATTGTGGGTCGCTATGTGCTGTCTGAGAAAATCTGGGATCTGCTTGAGTATACGCCTCCGGGTGCTGGCGGTGAAGTGCAGCTGACCGATGCCATTGATGCACTGATGAAGATTGAACAGGTTGATGCCTATACCATGAAAGGCAAGAGTCACGACTGTGGCAGCAAGCTGGGCTATATGATGGCCAATGTTGAGTATGCGATGCGTCACCCTGATCTGGGCGAGCAGTTTAAAGAATACCTTGCTTCGTTGAAGTAA